A window from uncultured Desulfobacter sp. encodes these proteins:
- a CDS encoding molybdopterin oxidoreductase family protein translates to MWKPAVCTKDCPDTCGLLAQVEQGKITKIKADPDHPFTQGFICRKAKFFPDHVHNENRILTPLKRTGPKGAGQFEPVSWDEALDTIVEQIQTVVKTHGPQAILPYFYAGHMGIIHRNAGQPFFHKLGASKLLLTICGPAAGEGFKATLGSGPSTDLESCVDSNFIIIWGSNTLTTNVHAWPFFLKARKKGARIVVIDPYRTTTAKKADCHLMIKPGTDAALALGIMNVLIRENLVNKTFIDQWTVGYEQLVLRAAEYPLEKTAETCGVSTREIEKLALSYGSAKAPFIRTGWGPARQLRGAMAMRTIACLPALVGAFDTPGSGITRSLGGWPSDITRLTRPDLCPEGTRTINMVELGNALTQVNDPPVKLFYNFMSNPAAVAPHSALVHQGLAREDLFVVVHELFMTDTARMADIILPSASFLEMTDIYRSYGHNYIRMARPVIPPVGQSRTNLAIFQELAKRMGFTEEVFHLTEDYFIQGFLEQPHPSLEGVDINALMQGKTVRLNITSNPYTKGFNTPSGKVEFFSQAWQDKGLDPLPCGQVWRDAQDHTTYPLELMTPPHPLFLNSAFNEIEKIKTLAGRPTLLIHPDDAAARHIAQDTPVRVFNARGECRLDAKITTDTRPGLVVAEGLHWPQFMDQGKGINQLTSQRLTDQGETCAFHCSRVEVMP, encoded by the coding sequence ATGTGGAAACCGGCTGTGTGCACCAAAGATTGCCCGGATACCTGCGGCCTTCTTGCCCAGGTGGAACAGGGAAAAATAACAAAGATCAAGGCGGACCCTGACCATCCGTTTACCCAGGGTTTCATCTGCCGTAAAGCCAAATTCTTCCCGGACCACGTGCACAATGAGAACAGAATCCTGACCCCCTTAAAGAGAACAGGCCCCAAGGGCGCGGGACAATTTGAACCGGTCAGCTGGGATGAGGCATTGGATACCATTGTAGAACAGATCCAAACCGTGGTGAAAACCCATGGCCCCCAGGCCATATTGCCTTATTTTTATGCCGGCCACATGGGTATCATCCACCGGAATGCCGGCCAGCCATTTTTCCACAAGCTGGGGGCGTCAAAACTTCTTTTGACCATTTGCGGGCCGGCGGCCGGTGAAGGTTTTAAAGCCACCCTGGGGTCGGGCCCAAGCACAGACCTTGAGTCCTGCGTGGATTCGAATTTCATCATCATATGGGGCAGCAACACCCTGACCACCAACGTTCACGCATGGCCCTTTTTTCTTAAAGCCCGCAAAAAGGGGGCCCGCATCGTGGTCATTGATCCATACCGGACCACGACCGCAAAGAAGGCCGATTGCCATCTCATGATAAAACCCGGAACCGATGCGGCCCTGGCCCTGGGAATCATGAATGTTCTGATCCGGGAAAATCTGGTCAATAAAACGTTTATTGATCAGTGGACCGTCGGGTATGAACAATTGGTGTTGCGGGCCGCCGAATATCCGCTGGAAAAAACAGCAGAGACCTGCGGGGTATCGACCCGGGAGATCGAAAAGCTGGCACTCTCCTACGGCAGCGCCAAAGCGCCATTCATACGCACCGGCTGGGGACCGGCCCGCCAGCTTCGGGGCGCCATGGCCATGCGGACCATTGCCTGCCTGCCCGCCCTGGTGGGGGCCTTTGACACACCCGGGAGCGGCATCACCCGCAGCCTTGGCGGCTGGCCGTCGGATATTACCCGGCTCACCCGGCCGGACCTATGCCCAGAAGGTACCCGGACCATAAACATGGTGGAACTGGGAAATGCCCTGACCCAGGTGAATGATCCCCCGGTTAAGCTGTTCTATAATTTCATGAGCAATCCGGCGGCGGTTGCCCCCCACTCTGCCCTGGTTCACCAGGGCCTTGCCCGGGAGGACCTATTTGTTGTGGTTCATGAACTGTTCATGACCGACACGGCAAGGATGGCCGACATTATTCTGCCGTCAGCCAGCTTTTTGGAAATGACCGATATCTACAGATCCTATGGCCACAATTATATACGCATGGCCAGACCGGTCATTCCGCCGGTGGGTCAAAGCCGAACCAACCTGGCCATTTTCCAGGAACTTGCCAAACGGATGGGATTCACGGAAGAGGTGTTCCATCTCACCGAAGACTATTTCATTCAAGGGTTTCTTGAACAGCCCCACCCCAGCCTGGAAGGTGTGGATATAAATGCCCTGATGCAGGGTAAAACGGTTCGGCTCAATATCACATCCAATCCTTATACTAAAGGATTTAACACCCCTTCCGGAAAGGTGGAATTTTTCTCCCAAGCCTGGCAGGACAAAGGCCTTGATCCCCTGCCCTGCGGCCAGGTTTGGCGAGATGCCCAGGACCATACAACCTACCCCCTGGAGCTGATGACCCCACCCCATCCCCTGTTTCTCAACTCAGCATTTAATGAAATTGAAAAAATCAAAACACTTGCGGGCCGGCCGACCCTGCTCATCCATCCCGACGATGCGGCAGCGCGTCATATTGCCCAGGATACCCCTGTACGGGTATTCAATGCCCGGGGCGAATGCCGGTTGGATGCCAAGATCACCACGGATACCCGCCCCGGCCTGGTTGTGGCCGAAGGCCTCCACTGGCCGCAATTCATGGACCAGGGTAAAGGCATCAACCAACTGACCAGCCAGCGTCTGACCGACCAGGGAGAGACCTGCGCCTTTCACTGCAGCCGGGTGGAGGTGATGCCATGA
- a CDS encoding HD domain-containing phosphohydrolase, whose product MAEDFIPVKKSQISLFKSFPLFYFSKENEPLPYKKDGKPLEMSQIREEQFPKLFIRAADRENASTALYKTMNQHLTKTIFSQGIVSTRQTLSILVQEALEGPLNVSGDMLPETIEILFQGYNKNKTLVESLAKLSSSSDKLVEHTVNILSLTMQFCTFHHFTESKAKTLGISAILHDIGCIQITPEINNATTKLPDTQFKEYQTHTVKGYHTIKDSGNFKPDIAMVALAHHEKLDGSGYPKGETEISEDAQLIGLINSYEPLAYRGTSRHGDPQKPFSSLQILKNEVMAGKYSSQMFVNFCSCLAR is encoded by the coding sequence ATGGCCGAAGACTTCATTCCCGTTAAAAAATCACAAATCTCTTTATTCAAAAGTTTTCCTCTTTTCTATTTTTCAAAGGAAAATGAACCGCTGCCGTATAAAAAAGACGGCAAACCACTTGAAATGTCCCAGATCAGGGAAGAGCAGTTCCCGAAGCTTTTTATCCGCGCCGCAGATCGGGAAAATGCGTCCACCGCCCTTTACAAAACAATGAACCAGCATTTGACAAAAACCATTTTTTCCCAGGGTATCGTCTCCACAAGGCAGACGCTGAGTATCCTCGTCCAGGAAGCCCTGGAAGGTCCCCTGAATGTTTCAGGTGACATGCTTCCTGAAACCATTGAAATCCTGTTTCAGGGGTATAATAAAAATAAAACCCTGGTGGAATCCCTGGCAAAGCTGTCCAGTTCTTCAGATAAGTTAGTGGAGCACACCGTTAATATTTTGTCCTTGACCATGCAGTTCTGCACCTTTCATCATTTTACTGAATCAAAGGCCAAAACGCTGGGGATCAGCGCCATCCTCCATGACATCGGCTGCATACAAATCACCCCGGAAATCAACAACGCCACGACCAAATTACCAGACACCCAGTTCAAGGAATATCAAACGCATACGGTAAAGGGATACCACACCATTAAAGACAGTGGCAATTTTAAGCCGGATATTGCCATGGTGGCCCTGGCGCATCATGAAAAATTAGATGGTTCAGGCTATCCCAAAGGGGAGACTGAAATCTCAGAGGATGCCCAGCTCATCGGGCTGATCAACAGTTACGAACCCTTGGCCTACCGGGGCACCAGCCGCCACGGGGACCCTCAAAAACCGTTTAGCTCTCTGCAAATTTTAAAAAATGAAGTTATGGCAGGCAAATACAGCAGTCAAATGTTTGTCAATTTCTGTTCATGCCTGGCCCGATAG
- a CDS encoding DUF3524 domain-containing protein, with amino-acid sequence MKILFLEPFYGGSHRAVADGFARCSCHQVDIVSLAPRFWKWRMRGSALAFVRQIENINDYDLVFASDMVDITDFKALAGPQCPPVALYFHENQLSYPLEPGEQRDFHLGFTNIMSALAADAVFFNSQFHQADFFSAAKRLIRKMPDLRPGWVLDKIQRKTGILYPGIDLDAPPSGLLAQQAGSLDRPMVIWNHRWEYDKNPKVFFSVLERLKRRGILFYLAVMGEQYGTVPQAFEDIETRFDGELLVCGYQEQAEDYKKWLAKGSVVISTAIQENFGISVMEAVAHGCMPLLPNRLSYPELIPEHLKSDVIYQDDADLESRLEHILTNPYAYVEKAAALSVHAAGFAWQHMGKKWDDALSRTIGPGMNRN; translated from the coding sequence TTGAAAATATTATTCCTTGAGCCGTTTTACGGCGGTTCCCACAGGGCGGTGGCCGATGGGTTTGCCCGGTGTTCCTGTCACCAGGTGGATATTGTATCCCTTGCCCCCAGATTCTGGAAGTGGCGGATGCGCGGCAGTGCCCTGGCGTTTGTCCGGCAGATTGAAAATATTAACGATTACGATCTTGTCTTTGCCTCGGATATGGTGGATATCACCGATTTCAAAGCCCTGGCAGGACCCCAATGCCCGCCTGTGGCCCTCTATTTCCATGAAAATCAACTCAGCTATCCCCTGGAACCCGGTGAGCAAAGAGATTTTCACCTGGGGTTTACCAATATCATGTCTGCCCTGGCTGCCGATGCTGTGTTTTTTAACTCGCAATTTCACCAGGCTGATTTTTTTAGTGCTGCAAAACGCTTGATCCGTAAAATGCCTGATCTTCGCCCGGGATGGGTTCTGGACAAAATCCAGCGTAAAACCGGTATCCTGTATCCCGGGATTGATTTAGATGCCCCACCCTCTGGCCTTTTGGCCCAGCAAGCCGGCAGCCTGGACAGGCCTATGGTGATCTGGAACCACCGATGGGAGTATGATAAAAATCCAAAGGTTTTTTTCTCTGTACTCGAACGGCTCAAGCGCCGGGGCATTTTGTTTTATCTGGCTGTGATGGGAGAACAGTACGGCACCGTACCACAAGCGTTTGAGGATATTGAAACTCGCTTTGACGGCGAACTTCTGGTTTGCGGATACCAGGAACAGGCCGAGGATTACAAGAAATGGCTGGCCAAAGGCAGTGTGGTGATCAGTACCGCCATTCAGGAAAATTTCGGTATTTCCGTGATGGAGGCCGTTGCCCATGGCTGCATGCCGTTGCTTCCGAATCGTTTGTCATACCCGGAACTGATCCCCGAGCACTTAAAATCCGATGTCATTTACCAAGATGACGCCGACCTGGAATCCAGGCTGGAGCATATTCTAACGAACCCTTACGCTTATGTGGAGAAGGCTGCAGCGCTATCAGTCCATGCCGCAGGGTTTGCCTGGCAGCATATGGGCAAAAAATGGGACGATGCGTTATCCCGGACTATCGGGCCAGGCATGAACAGAAATTGA
- a CDS encoding GGDEF domain-containing protein — protein MKPLRIYSIQTRMSLILLLVVFVVTFSGVFSIYFSQRYLVSARLVAGSLIPRIQRAKDIQQTVTQVTVYSWSLSNTNSQTELHQAFTQLTTALATLGRLTATLSNEDSGIDIVSLNFLSQAIQSQTHLIFQVKAQLLKQEREQVKIVKGLRRDLLKFGADFFRTHSHTKENHVVVHKMIAQSLDFLEKFDTLASLSDIQPLENEFARIKQITVPPPVDTTVKDQKKTIDAFIDHILTPLGQLLKLKQKSLSIALKINDFNKAQNELSDQLTGLTAQYIDRISTDYHGKMELLLKREKQSIYLTIGVFVSSLVLLFLFYRQIVVRRFGERLSMISRAMRSGVAGEKEVPLPVADHDEIADMARAAHELLNKARALNKLATIDELTKVYNRRQFFHLANIEAQRAKRKQGIAVIAILDIDHFKRVNDTWGHIFGDKALFEFAQACKTVIREADLFARYGGEEFILLMPDATMAQGKRVADRVLKTIQALELFTESGQKVQITTSIGVAQAALTTENLSQSIKKADEALYTAKNSGRNRVEIYSEKECC, from the coding sequence ATGAAACCACTGCGAATCTATTCCATTCAAACGCGGATGTCCCTGATCCTTTTGCTGGTTGTTTTCGTTGTTACCTTCAGCGGCGTGTTTTCCATCTATTTTTCCCAGCGTTATCTTGTCTCTGCCCGCCTTGTTGCAGGCAGTCTGATACCAAGAATACAACGGGCAAAGGATATTCAGCAGACAGTAACCCAGGTCACAGTGTACTCCTGGAGTCTTTCAAATACAAATTCCCAGACAGAGCTGCACCAGGCCTTTACCCAGTTGACGACGGCGCTTGCAACACTTGGGAGATTAACCGCCACCTTGTCCAATGAAGATTCAGGCATTGATATTGTCTCTTTAAATTTTTTAAGCCAGGCGATTCAAAGCCAGACGCATCTCATATTCCAGGTGAAGGCACAACTGCTTAAACAAGAGCGTGAACAAGTTAAAATTGTCAAAGGATTGCGCCGGGATCTGCTTAAATTCGGGGCCGATTTTTTTAGGACCCATTCACATACAAAAGAGAACCATGTGGTTGTTCATAAAATGATAGCTCAAAGCCTCGACTTTTTAGAAAAATTTGATACGCTCGCATCATTGTCGGATATTCAACCATTGGAAAACGAATTTGCCCGGATTAAACAAATAACGGTTCCGCCGCCTGTTGATACAACCGTTAAAGATCAGAAAAAGACAATAGACGCGTTTATCGATCATATTCTCACACCCCTGGGGCAACTTTTAAAACTGAAACAGAAATCTTTGTCCATCGCCCTGAAAATCAACGATTTTAATAAAGCCCAGAATGAACTGAGCGATCAATTAACCGGTTTAACCGCCCAATATATTGACAGGATTTCCACGGATTACCATGGGAAAATGGAATTGCTTCTTAAGCGGGAAAAACAAAGTATCTACCTGACAATCGGTGTGTTTGTTTCATCCCTTGTCCTGCTTTTCCTTTTTTACCGTCAGATCGTTGTTCGAAGATTCGGAGAACGCCTAAGTATGATCAGCCGGGCAATGCGGTCGGGGGTTGCCGGAGAAAAAGAGGTACCTCTGCCCGTTGCAGATCATGATGAGATTGCCGATATGGCCCGGGCGGCCCATGAACTGCTTAACAAGGCAAGAGCGCTGAATAAACTGGCAACAATTGATGAACTGACCAAGGTGTATAACCGCAGACAATTTTTCCATCTGGCGAATATAGAGGCGCAACGGGCGAAAAGAAAGCAGGGGATTGCTGTCATCGCTATTTTGGATATCGATCATTTCAAACGCGTAAATGATACCTGGGGACATATTTTTGGCGACAAGGCATTGTTTGAATTTGCCCAGGCATGTAAAACGGTCATACGAGAGGCGGATCTTTTTGCCCGTTACGGGGGAGAAGAATTTATCCTGCTGATGCCTGATGCAACCATGGCACAGGGAAAGCGTGTGGCGGATCGCGTCCTTAAAACTATTCAGGCCTTAGAGCTGTTTACGGAATCAGGGCAAAAAGTGCAGATCACCACAAGCATTGGTGTGGCTCAAGCAGCCCTGACCACAGAAAACCTTTCCCAATCAATTAAAAAGGCTGATGAGGCGCTTTATACCGCCAAGAATTCCGGTCGTAACCGGGTTGAAATTTATTCGGAAAAAGAGTGTTGTTGA
- a CDS encoding substrate-binding domain-containing protein gives MSKNVADDLVAECRKIVEAALQPTENWPLPPSGPPGLPDKTIAYIGEDLRNAGVLGVGEGVRQGAACINWDVKFFDIGGNDANRQAIFKQALDLRPDGLILGSIDAKAVAPFLKPFKNAGIPIIGWHVCPFPGEVPNSSILLNVATDSVDVARTAAAYAIAESKGRAKVVIFTDSRFAIATKKADTMAQIIKACRGCELLEVVDLPLDEVSTLMENTTERLLNKYDENWEYSLAINDLYYDYAVARIVLNGKPAQGPPMNISAGDGSPSAILRIKYDSYQNATVPEPLVLQGWQLVDELNRVMNHMPPSNYKVPLKILTMDHLESNCNTLNLFDPKNGYRGAYKNIWKKN, from the coding sequence ATGAGCAAAAACGTTGCCGATGACCTTGTTGCCGAGTGCCGAAAAATAGTGGAAGCAGCGCTTCAGCCCACTGAAAACTGGCCCTTGCCGCCGTCTGGCCCCCCCGGTTTGCCGGACAAAACCATTGCCTACATTGGCGAGGATCTGCGCAACGCAGGTGTTTTAGGGGTCGGCGAAGGGGTCAGGCAAGGCGCGGCCTGCATAAACTGGGATGTGAAGTTTTTTGATATCGGCGGAAATGACGCGAACAGGCAGGCCATATTTAAGCAGGCGCTTGATCTCAGGCCTGACGGCCTTATCCTGGGCAGCATAGATGCAAAAGCCGTTGCTCCCTTTCTCAAGCCCTTTAAAAATGCCGGTATCCCAATAATAGGATGGCATGTCTGCCCATTCCCGGGTGAGGTTCCCAATAGTTCCATTCTGCTCAACGTCGCAACCGATTCCGTTGACGTGGCAAGAACGGCAGCCGCTTATGCCATAGCTGAATCCAAGGGCCGGGCAAAAGTAGTCATTTTTACAGACAGCCGTTTTGCCATCGCCACGAAAAAAGCCGATACCATGGCCCAAATCATAAAAGCGTGCAGGGGGTGTGAGTTGTTGGAAGTCGTTGATCTTCCCCTTGACGAAGTCAGCACCCTGATGGAAAACACCACGGAACGGCTGTTGAATAAATACGATGAAAACTGGGAATATTCTCTGGCCATTAATGACCTGTATTATGACTATGCTGTTGCCCGGATTGTACTCAACGGAAAACCCGCCCAGGGGCCGCCCATGAATATTTCAGCCGGGGACGGCAGTCCTTCAGCGATATTGCGGATTAAATACGACAGTTATCAGAACGCCACCGTTCCCGAACCCCTGGTGCTTCAAGGGTGGCAGCTTGTTGATGAGTTAAACCGTGTCATGAATCACATGCCCCCCAGCAATTACAAGGTGCCCTTAAAAATCCTTACCATGGACCATCTCGAATCCAACTGTAATACTTTAAATTTGTTTGATCCGAAAAACGGGTATCGAGGGGCATACAAAAATATATGGAAGAAAAATTAA
- a CDS encoding histidinol-phosphatase, translating to MIDSELISLHGGHSGQFCCHAKDSLEDLIKAYISKGFKAVGISEHMPPPEHRFLYPDELEQGLSVKDLEERFSKYFLELERLEQKYRSDIRIFKGFETETVTGSPALVRALIQQFKPDYIVGSVHHLKDQCFDYSKQAYDAIAAQFNGLDRMYMAYFDVQYEMIRDLHPFVVGHFDLIRIYDPDFEARLETPEISKRIRRNLSLIKELVLVLDYNLRPLAKGEKMPYLTPAILAMAKELGIPVVPGDDAHSKEQAGMFVDTAVQSLKNMGCSTTWPTPRCLTPA from the coding sequence ATGATTGATTCAGAACTCATATCCCTGCATGGGGGCCATTCAGGCCAATTTTGCTGCCATGCCAAAGACAGCCTTGAAGACCTGATAAAAGCGTATATCAGCAAAGGATTCAAGGCCGTGGGCATCAGTGAGCATATGCCTCCGCCCGAACACCGGTTTCTCTATCCGGATGAGCTTGAGCAAGGCCTTTCGGTCAAGGACCTTGAAGAACGGTTTTCAAAATATTTTTTGGAACTGGAACGGCTTGAACAAAAATACAGGTCCGATATCCGGATATTTAAAGGCTTTGAGACCGAAACCGTTACCGGAAGCCCGGCCCTGGTGCGTGCCTTGATCCAACAGTTCAAGCCCGATTATATTGTGGGCTCGGTCCATCATCTCAAGGACCAATGTTTTGACTATTCCAAGCAGGCTTATGATGCCATTGCCGCACAGTTCAATGGCCTTGATCGCATGTATATGGCCTATTTTGACGTCCAGTATGAAATGATCCGGGATCTGCATCCCTTTGTTGTGGGCCATTTTGATCTGATACGCATTTATGATCCTGACTTTGAGGCGCGCCTTGAAACACCCGAAATCAGCAAACGTATCCGGCGCAATCTCTCCTTGATAAAAGAGTTGGTACTGGTGCTGGATTACAACCTGCGGCCCCTGGCTAAAGGGGAAAAGATGCCGTATCTGACTCCGGCAATCCTGGCCATGGCCAAGGAGTTGGGTATTCCCGTGGTTCCCGGGGACGATGCACACAGCAAAGAACAGGCCGGCATGTTTGTGGACACGGCAGTCCAATCCCTAAAAAATATGGGATGTTCCACAACCTGGCCTACCCCCCGGTGCCTGACACCCGCCTGA
- the dtd gene encoding D-aminoacyl-tRNA deacylase translates to MKAIVQRVKKAHVTVDNTMISSIETGLVVLLGVAHGDTEKDAVYLVDKIINLRIFEEDQEKMNRSLLDVNGELLVVSQFTIMADCRKGRRPSFTDAAPPEPARRLYRFFAEKAASLGVTVKKGKFQANMDVSLINQGPVTLILESPGN, encoded by the coding sequence ATGAAAGCCATTGTTCAACGGGTTAAAAAAGCCCATGTTACCGTAGACAACACCATGATATCCAGCATTGAAACAGGCCTTGTGGTGCTTTTGGGTGTGGCCCACGGGGACACGGAAAAAGATGCCGTTTACCTGGTGGACAAAATCATCAACCTGAGAATATTTGAAGAAGACCAGGAAAAAATGAACCGCTCTTTGCTGGATGTCAACGGCGAACTTCTGGTGGTATCCCAGTTCACAATCATGGCAGACTGCCGCAAAGGCCGGCGCCCCTCGTTTACAGATGCGGCACCGCCTGAGCCTGCCCGCCGGCTGTACCGTTTTTTTGCCGAAAAAGCCGCTTCCCTGGGCGTTACAGTGAAAAAAGGAAAATTCCAGGCCAATATGGATGTATCATTGATTAACCAGGGGCCTGTCACCCTGATTCTTGAATCCCCCGGAAACTAA
- a CDS encoding RNA methyltransferase produces the protein MLKDKNTMDHLTIILVRPQGPINIGAVCRVMMNFGCSRLRLVSPCSAYQSLDAKKMALSAFHVLEEAQVFDTLEEALFDVHSAYGTTRRFGKYRKGFLTPATAGKQIEDQKQDHHSALVMGPEDTGLETKDLDLCQYFITIPTHDSYPSMNLSHSLAVLLYEASLRSGAGKNFHDPEVKDPARGEELESMFSHMRKTLLDIDYLDPQNPDHLLRTYRRIFSNAGLSSRDVRIIRGFLSRIDWTESQRRLTRTAAGGDKD, from the coding sequence ATGCTAAAAGATAAAAACACCATGGATCACCTTACCATTATTCTGGTCCGTCCCCAGGGGCCCATCAATATTGGTGCCGTGTGCCGGGTGATGATGAACTTCGGCTGCTCCCGGCTTCGCCTTGTCAGTCCCTGCAGTGCCTATCAATCCCTTGATGCAAAAAAAATGGCCCTTTCCGCCTTTCACGTCCTTGAAGAGGCCCAAGTATTCGACACCCTGGAAGAGGCGCTTTTTGACGTTCATTCGGCCTACGGCACCACCCGCAGATTCGGCAAATACAGAAAAGGGTTTCTAACACCGGCCACGGCAGGGAAACAAATTGAAGACCAGAAACAGGACCATCACAGTGCCCTGGTAATGGGACCTGAGGATACTGGCCTTGAAACCAAAGATCTTGATCTGTGCCAGTATTTTATCACCATCCCCACCCATGACAGCTATCCGTCCATGAATCTGAGCCACTCACTGGCAGTTCTGCTCTACGAAGCATCCCTTAGATCCGGTGCCGGAAAAAATTTCCATGATCCGGAGGTTAAAGATCCCGCCCGGGGAGAAGAGCTTGAATCCATGTTTTCCCACATGAGAAAGACGCTTTTGGATATTGATTATCTTGATCCCCAAAACCCTGATCACCTGCTGCGGACCTATCGCAGGATTTTTTCCAACGCCGGGTTGTCATCCAGGGATGTCCGAATCATCCGGGGGTTTTTAAGCCGCATTGACTGGACCGAATCCCAGCGCCGGTTAACCCGGACAGCAGCCGGTGGAGACAAGGATTAA
- a CDS encoding ABC transporter substrate-binding protein: protein MMISKRLLTVTVLILFSLFTTPRPQAEEVKSSKPIKIIVNDWTSQIVNSKILGTVYESVGYTVEYPFYAVDKQFGALNLGWAHIQVEIWEGTMLDAFEHVKQKNVVEVGLHPALTREEWWYPSYVKQLCPGLPDYRALNKCASLFATPASHGKGVYIGGPWEKPDAKRIKALGLNFMIQIAKDSDELTALLQTAVEHQTPIVMFNWTPNWTDFAYDGEFVEFPAYEKACETDPKWGVNPLFTYDCGNPKGGRLFKGAWNGVKEEWSCAYQILENMKMTNQMIAEAAFLVDREHQTHDQAAKIWIERHKDIVKSWIPPSCSH, encoded by the coding sequence ATGATGATTTCAAAACGATTACTCACCGTAACAGTATTGATTCTGTTTTCCCTTTTCACCACGCCCCGGCCCCAGGCCGAAGAGGTAAAATCCTCCAAACCCATTAAAATAATCGTCAACGATTGGACAAGCCAAATCGTTAACAGCAAAATTCTCGGCACTGTTTACGAATCGGTGGGTTACACGGTCGAGTATCCATTTTATGCTGTGGACAAGCAATTCGGGGCCTTGAACCTTGGGTGGGCCCACATCCAGGTAGAAATCTGGGAAGGCACAATGCTCGATGCGTTTGAGCACGTTAAACAAAAAAATGTTGTAGAGGTGGGTCTCCATCCGGCCCTGACCCGGGAAGAGTGGTGGTACCCGTCCTATGTCAAACAATTGTGTCCCGGTTTGCCGGACTACAGGGCACTGAATAAGTGCGCAAGCCTGTTTGCCACGCCCGCAAGCCATGGAAAGGGTGTTTATATCGGAGGGCCCTGGGAAAAACCGGATGCCAAAAGAATCAAGGCCCTTGGGCTTAATTTTATGATTCAAATCGCCAAGGATTCCGACGAACTGACCGCATTGCTTCAGACCGCAGTTGAACATCAAACGCCCATTGTGATGTTCAACTGGACTCCGAACTGGACCGACTTTGCCTATGATGGCGAATTTGTAGAATTCCCTGCCTATGAAAAGGCCTGTGAAACAGATCCAAAGTGGGGGGTAAACCCGTTGTTTACCTATGACTGCGGCAATCCCAAAGGCGGACGGTTATTCAAAGGGGCTTGGAACGGCGTAAAAGAAGAGTGGTCCTGCGCCTATCAAATCCTTGAAAACATGAAAATGACCAACCAGATGATTGCCGAGGCAGCCTTTCTGGTGGACAGAGAGCATCAAACCCATGATCAAGCGGCCAAGATCTGGATAGAGCGTCATAAAGATATTGTTAAAAGCTGGATTCCCCCATCATGTTCTCATTGA